In Candidatus Dormiibacterota bacterium, a single window of DNA contains:
- a CDS encoding MBL fold metallo-hydrolase: MTEPVLILAPNPSIYTGRGTNTYLVGDGPGLLCIDPGPDDAGHLEAVLAAARGGRIERILLSHSHPDHRPLARELAARTGASVHALQPERGDDGALPLRDGERVRSGEVVLEVVATPGHSGDHLCFFEPDGGVLYSGDHILGGMTSVVDPPDGDMAAYMASLERVRALRPAVIHPGHGPRVDDAMALIEQYLSHRRAREAEVERALRERGGPVAPIELVPEIYAAYPVALHPAASRSVEAHLDKLAAEGRVTRVVVAGEPRYRIP, from the coding sequence ATGACCGAGCCGGTGCTCATCCTCGCCCCCAACCCGTCGATCTACACCGGAAGGGGCACCAACACCTACCTGGTCGGCGACGGCCCGGGGCTGCTCTGCATCGACCCCGGTCCCGACGACGCCGGCCACCTCGAGGCGGTGCTGGCGGCGGCGCGGGGCGGGCGGATCGAGCGCATCCTCCTCAGCCACTCCCATCCCGACCACCGCCCGCTGGCCCGCGAGCTGGCGGCGCGCACCGGCGCCAGCGTCCACGCACTCCAGCCCGAGCGCGGCGACGACGGCGCGCTGCCGCTGCGCGACGGCGAGCGGGTGCGCTCCGGCGAGGTGGTTCTGGAGGTGGTCGCCACCCCCGGCCACAGCGGCGACCACCTCTGCTTCTTCGAACCCGACGGCGGGGTGCTCTACAGCGGCGACCACATCCTCGGCGGCATGACCAGCGTGGTCGACCCACCCGACGGCGACATGGCCGCCTACATGGCCTCGCTGGAACGGGTGCGCGCGCTGCGGCCGGCGGTGATCCACCCCGGCCACGGTCCGCGGGTCGACGACGCCATGGCGCTCATCGAGCAGTACCTCTCCCACCGCCGCGCCCGCGAGGCCGAGGTCGAGCGCGCGCTCCGCGAGCGTGGCGGCCCGGTGGCGCCGATCGAGCTGGTGCCGGAGATCTACGCCGCCTACCCGGTGGCGCTGCACCCGGCCGCCTCGCGCAGCGTCGAGGCCCACCTCGACAAGCTCGCCGCCGAGGGGCGGGTGACCCGGGTCGTGGTCGCCGGCGAGCCGCGCTACCGCATCCCCTGA